A single Gammaproteobacteria bacterium DNA region contains:
- a CDS encoding 2-isopropylmalate synthase, with protein MSQPDKLIIFDTTLRDGEQSPGASMTRDEKVRIAKALERMRVDVIEAGFPVASRGDFEAVEAVARAVRDSTVCGLARALDKDVDCAGEALKPASSARIHTFIATSPIHMKLKLRMEPDQVVEQAVRAVKRARQYTDNVEFSPEDAGRSEFDFLCRIIEAVIDAGARTVNIPDTVGYNLPQQFGELIRRLIERVPNSDKAVFSVHCHNDLGLAVANSLSAVLNGARQVECTINGLGERAGNAALEEVVMAVRTRRDLFSCDTGLDTTQIMTCSRLVSSITGFPVQPNKAIVGANAFAHESGIHQDGVLKSRETYEIMRAQDVGWAANRIVLGKHSGRNAFRSRLVDLGIDFASEEALNEAFARFKDLADKKHDIYDEDLQALASEAQLAAEHERFKLVALKVCSETGEIPLAEITLAVDGEELHASARGSGPVDASFRAIEAIVASGTELQLYSVNNITSGTDSQGEVTVRLEKGGRIVNGQGADTDIVIASAKAYINALNKVLATPAREHPQLGDV; from the coding sequence ATGAGTCAGCCAGACAAACTCATCATTTTCGACACGACCCTGCGCGACGGCGAACAAAGCCCCGGCGCGTCCATGACCCGCGATGAGAAGGTCCGTATCGCCAAGGCGCTGGAGCGCATGCGTGTGGACGTGATCGAGGCCGGTTTCCCGGTCGCCAGCCGCGGCGATTTCGAGGCCGTCGAGGCCGTCGCCCGCGCCGTGCGCGACAGCACCGTCTGCGGGCTCGCGCGCGCGCTCGACAAGGACGTCGACTGTGCCGGCGAGGCGCTCAAGCCGGCCAGCAGCGCGCGTATCCATACCTTCATTGCGACCTCACCCATCCATATGAAGCTGAAGCTGCGTATGGAGCCCGATCAGGTGGTCGAGCAGGCAGTGCGCGCCGTCAAGCGGGCCCGACAGTACACCGACAACGTGGAATTCTCCCCCGAGGACGCTGGCCGTTCAGAGTTTGATTTCCTCTGTCGCATCATCGAGGCGGTGATCGACGCCGGTGCCCGCACGGTCAACATCCCGGATACCGTCGGCTACAATCTGCCGCAGCAGTTCGGTGAACTGATCCGGCGGTTGATCGAGCGCGTGCCGAACTCCGACAAGGCAGTATTCTCCGTGCATTGCCACAATGACCTCGGCCTGGCGGTGGCGAATTCGCTGTCCGCAGTGCTCAACGGCGCGCGTCAGGTCGAATGCACCATCAATGGCCTGGGTGAGCGCGCCGGCAACGCCGCACTCGAGGAGGTCGTCATGGCGGTGCGCACCCGCCGCGACCTGTTCTCCTGCGATACCGGCCTCGACACCACCCAGATCATGACCTGTTCGCGGTTGGTGTCCTCGATCACCGGCTTTCCGGTGCAGCCGAACAAGGCCATCGTCGGCGCCAACGCCTTTGCACACGAGTCCGGTATCCATCAGGACGGGGTGCTCAAGAGCCGCGAGACCTACGAAATCATGCGCGCCCAGGACGTCGGTTGGGCGGCCAATCGCATCGTGCTGGGTAAGCATTCGGGCCGCAACGCCTTCCGCAGCCGGCTGGTCGATCTCGGCATCGACTTCGCATCTGAGGAGGCCCTGAACGAGGCCTTTGCGCGCTTCAAGGATCTGGCCGACAAGAAGCACGATATCTACGACGAGGACCTGCAGGCGCTGGCCTCCGAGGCGCAACTCGCCGCGGAGCACGAACGCTTCAAGCTGGTGGCGCTCAAGGTCTGCTCAGAGACGGGCGAAATCCCTTTGGCCGAGATCACCCTGGCGGTCGATGGCGAGGAGCTGCATGCGTCGGCCCGGGGGAGCGGCCCGGTGGATGCATCCTTCCGCGCCATCGAGGCGATCGTTGCGAGCGGCACCGAGCTGCAGCTCTATTCGGTCAACAACATCACCAGCGGCACAGACTCGCAGGGCGAGGTGACGGTGCGGCTGGAGAAGGGCGGGCGTATCGTCAACGGCCAGGGGGCCGATACCGATATCGTCATCGCCTCCGCCAAGGCCTACATCAATGCCCTGAACAAGGTATTGGCGACGCCGGCGCGCGAGCACCCGCAGCTGGGGGATGTATGA
- a CDS encoding uracil-DNA glycosylase: MGIEVWRRRGVPPPPVAVAGIPTDADEPDDWAALQAEVAACTRCELHRTRTQTVFGVGNPAADWLIIGEAPGAEEDRRGEPFVGHAGQLLDNMLAAIGLDRQTVYIANLLKCRPPGNRDPQVGEVTCCEPYLQRQIALIRPRLILAVGRIAAQNLLKTDLPLKRLRGHVHPYGPLHIPVIVTYHPAYLLRTPADKRMAWEDLQFAVRVLHERAVEGGQ, encoded by the coding sequence ATGGGCATCGAGGTGTGGCGGCGGCGCGGCGTGCCGCCGCCACCCGTGGCGGTGGCCGGGATCCCTACCGATGCCGACGAGCCGGACGACTGGGCGGCGTTGCAGGCTGAAGTCGCGGCCTGCACCCGTTGCGAGCTGCATCGCACCCGCACCCAGACGGTATTCGGCGTCGGCAACCCCGCTGCCGACTGGCTCATCATCGGCGAGGCACCGGGTGCCGAGGAGGACCGGCGCGGCGAGCCGTTCGTCGGCCATGCCGGACAGCTGCTCGACAACATGCTGGCGGCAATCGGCCTCGATCGACAGACGGTCTACATCGCCAACCTCCTCAAGTGCCGTCCCCCCGGTAACCGCGACCCACAGGTCGGCGAGGTCACCTGCTGCGAGCCCTATCTGCAGCGCCAGATCGCCCTCATCCGGCCGCGCCTGATCTTGGCGGTCGGGCGCATCGCAGCCCAGAATCTGCTCAAAACCGACCTGCCGTTGAAGCGCCTGCGCGGGCACGTTCACCCGTACGGCCCGCTGCACATCCCGGTGATCGTCACCTACCATCCGGCCTACCTGCTGCGTACGCCGGCGGACAAGCGCATGGCCTGGGAGGATCTCCAGTTCGCGGTGCGCGTGCTCCATGAGCGTGCGGTGGAGGGCGGGCAATGA
- the rimI gene encoding ribosomal protein S18-alanine N-acetyltransferase, whose product MSAILRSADSKFRPMAEADLPEIMEIERRAYPYPWTIGILRDCLRVGYTCWLYERRGVIQAYGVMSIAAGEAHVLNLCVRPESQGSGFGRGMLTQLIALARRHGADTLLLEVRPSNPAALHLYQSLGFNEVGSRKNYYPAEQGREDALIFALSL is encoded by the coding sequence ATGAGCGCCATCCTGCGATCGGCGGACAGCAAATTTCGTCCCATGGCCGAGGCTGACCTCCCGGAGATCATGGAGATCGAGCGCCGTGCCTACCCCTACCCCTGGACGATCGGTATCCTGCGCGACTGCCTCCGGGTCGGCTACACCTGCTGGCTGTACGAGCGGCGCGGCGTGATCCAGGCCTACGGCGTCATGAGCATCGCCGCCGGCGAGGCGCATGTCCTTAATCTGTGTGTGCGCCCCGAATCGCAGGGCAGCGGCTTCGGGCGCGGGATGCTCACCCAACTGATCGCCCTGGCCCGCCGGCATGGCGCCGACACCCTGTTGCTCGAGGTGCGGCCGTCCAACCCTGCCGCCCTGCACCTCTATCAGAGCCTGGGCTTCAACGAGGTCGGCTCGCGCAAGAATTACTATCCGGCCGAGCAGGGACGCGAGGACGCACTGATCTTCGCACTGAGTCTGTGA